In the genome of Candidatus Cloacimonadota bacterium, one region contains:
- a CDS encoding pyrophosphate--fructose-6-phosphate 1-phosphotransferase, translating to MILADEKFYSIFRRFFLKHKIGILTAGGLAPCLSSSIGRLIKQYSDLLPDSEIICYIHGYRGLLLGNKIKITDKVRKQWELLSDFGGSVIGSSRVKLSNVKDCVKKGYVQEGENPLEVAAKQLQKDKITILHTIGGDDTNITAAQLSSFLEENNYDLTVVGLPKTVDNDVYPLHQTLGAWTAAEQGSIFFENIANENTTSPRQLLIHEVMGRNCGWLTAQTAFKYRKRLLNKTFLPEMLLTKERWDIDAIYIPEINYDFDREIERLRKNMDKNDCVIIFLSEGAGVERIVAELEAQGETVKRDAFGHIRLDEINPGQWFSKKFADELSAEKVLVQKSGYFARSAAPNSKDLKLVYKSVDHAVKFALNGESGVIGLDEDYNNEMRCIEFNRIKGGKPFDVTQDWFEKMLREIGQSDLNISYKKD from the coding sequence ATGATTTTAGCAGATGAAAAATTTTACTCAATTTTCAGGAGGTTTTTTTTGAAACACAAAATAGGAATTTTAACTGCCGGAGGATTAGCTCCGTGTCTATCGTCATCAATTGGAAGATTGATCAAACAATATTCGGATTTATTACCGGATTCTGAAATAATCTGTTATATTCATGGTTATCGAGGACTATTACTAGGTAACAAGATCAAAATTACGGATAAAGTTCGTAAACAATGGGAATTATTAAGTGATTTTGGCGGTAGTGTGATCGGAAGCAGTAGAGTGAAACTTTCGAATGTAAAAGACTGCGTTAAAAAAGGTTATGTTCAGGAAGGAGAAAATCCGCTTGAAGTTGCTGCCAAACAGTTACAAAAAGACAAGATCACCATTCTTCATACTATCGGAGGAGACGATACCAATATTACTGCTGCTCAATTATCGTCTTTCCTGGAAGAAAATAATTACGATCTGACAGTTGTCGGATTACCCAAAACCGTTGATAATGATGTTTATCCGCTTCATCAGACTTTAGGAGCCTGGACTGCTGCCGAACAGGGATCAATATTCTTTGAAAACATTGCCAATGAAAACACAACCAGTCCCCGACAACTTCTGATCCATGAAGTTATGGGAAGAAACTGCGGCTGGCTAACTGCTCAAACTGCTTTTAAATACAGAAAGAGATTACTCAACAAAACCTTTTTACCCGAAATGTTATTAACAAAAGAGCGTTGGGATATCGATGCTATCTATATTCCGGAAATCAATTATGATTTTGACCGTGAAATAGAGAGACTCCGGAAGAATATGGATAAGAACGATTGCGTGATTATATTTTTGAGCGAAGGAGCAGGCGTGGAAAGAATTGTTGCTGAATTGGAAGCACAAGGTGAAACTGTGAAAAGAGATGCTTTTGGTCATATTCGTCTGGACGAGATAAATCCCGGGCAATGGTTTTCAAAAAAATTTGCAGATGAATTATCAGCAGAAAAAGTGCTGGTTCAGAAAAGTGGTTATTTTGCTCGTTCTGCTGCTCCTAATTCTAAAGATCTTAAGCTTGTTTATAAATCAGTCGATCATGCCGTGAAATTTGCCTTAAATGGTGAGAGCGGTGTTATCGGTCTGGATGAAGATTATAACAACGAGATGCGATGTATCGAATTTAATAGAATAAAAGGCGGTAAACCATTCGATGTTACTCAGGACTGGTTTGAAAAAATGTTAAGGGAAATCGGACAATCTGATTTGAACATTTCTTATAAAAAGGATTAA